GTGCTCGTTTCATCGTCGTGCAGCGTGCCGTCCGAGTCAATCAGGTGAAGATGGTTGATCTTGCCGCGCAGTTTTTGCGCGAGTTCGAGCGCGCCGCCGGGCAACGTTTCCTTTTTGCCGGGCTGCCGCGCGCCGACCGCCGCGACCATGTGCGCATGGCAGGTGTCGAATTGCACGCCGAAATTGTCGTCGCCGACTTCATCCACGATCCGCAGGATGTCCGACGGCTTGTTGAACGCGAAGCCCGGCTCGAATTCCCACGTCACGTAGATACCCTTGTCCGCCGCTTCGCGCGCACAACGTTTCCACGTCGAGACGACCCGTTTCCGGGCCGTGTCCTCGTCCACTTCCTCGAAAATCGTCGGCGGCTGCACGCTGTCCACCCGGATGCCGGGGATGCCGAGGTCCACGCAGAATTCGAGGTTCTTGCGAAACTCGCTCAGGTAATGCGAATTGTCGTCCGTGTTGATCAGTTTCTCGCCCCACAGATTCGCGGCAAGGCCGGAAAACGCGAGGCCGGCGTCGGCCACGCCCTGCTTGCATTTCGCGCGCGACTCCTTGTCCGGCATGATGTCCGGATTCGGATGAATCCCGAACCCGCCGAGTTCCACCCCGTCGAATCCGAGCGCCGCCAATTTGGATACGATTTCATCCCATGGAACCGGGTTGTTCGCGTACGGTCCAATCGAATATGCCCATGTGCCAATCGAGATCTTTTTCATGACTTATCCCTTCCTGTAATCGCCGACTTCGGGCGCCTGCGGGTTGACTTCCGGTCCAAAATAGCGCAAGAGAACCAGCGGGCACGCCTTGCCCAAATTTTCGATGACAACGCCTTCCCGCGCGGCTTTCGCGCTGATGAACACCTCGTCTTCGGTGAGTTCGCCGAAGCGGATCATCGCCGGGCACTCCAGCGGCATGTTGCCGATGCGACCCCGGCCCTGCGTGACGATCACGCCGGACGCGCCGTTGTCCTTCAACGTCATCTTGACGCCCGGATTGACGGTTAGTTCCTTGGCGGAAAAATACTGTTTGCCTCCGACGCGCCCATAACTAATCCAGCGATCCACATAGCCTTCGCCGGCCGTGTCGCCGTCGGGAATCGGCTCGAGGTAATGGTGATCCTTGAAATGCGGGTCAACGTTGGCCTCCCAGTCAATCTCGCCCACGATGAAATCAATGTCGTTGTGCTTGTCTTCCGGCATGTCCTTGACCAGCAGCGAACGCGGGACGGGACGTCCCTCGACGAGCGACTGGTACATGCCGAACACGTCGCTGCCCCATTGCGGCTCGTAGGTGACCAGTGAACCGGGCGCGTGCAGCACGCACGGGCCGACCAGCCAGCCCGTGCCAGGCTTGAGGCGGTACGCCTTCGACAAGTCCAGAATGCCATTGTCGCCCTCGTTCCATCGCTCGATGCAACGGCAAACGTCCTCACGCGTCGTTCCTGGTTCGAGGCCAAAGAACGTGTAGGGGAAATTGTCGCCGATGGCGTTCATCTGCGGCGGAAAATAATACGATTCCGGCTTGCCTTCGCGCCCAACCAGCGCGGCCTGCTCGAAGTTCTGATGCAAATGGTGGGGGATAGGCCCCATGTTGTCGAAAAACTTGCTGTACACCGGCCACCGCTTGTACTGGTTCCAGATATCGTCGCCGATGATTTCAGCGCCGAGCGCCTCGACCGCGTCGCGCAGCGTGAACCGCTGCCCGTCGTGGATAACGTAACTAAGGCCTTCGTCGTCCGGCGCGCCCTCGTTGTCGGCATGCGTCGTCGAGGCGAACCACCGCTCGTCAATCCCGCCGCGATGCGTGCCGAGCGCATAATAATCATCGGGATGCAGTTTCAACCGTTTGCCGGGCTGCAAAAAGGAACGCGGCACCCACGTCGGCGCAAGACGCAGAATGCCTTCGCCCGCTTCCATCGCCGCCTTGGCCGCCTTGACAACACTCGAACCGCTTACAGTCTTCATCGTAACTTCCTCCTTCCGATTGAGGTTTATTTATATCATTGCCGCCTGTAAAGCGCAAATTGGCTGCTGCTTCCGTTTGTGCATGGGCGCATGCTATTTCGAAACCGTATCCGACAACCGCCCTGTTCCTAACCCATGGTTTGGATTGGAAGCATGATTACGAACAAGCGCAAGGGCGCGATTGGTGTTACGGCCAAGGGTATTTTCGTGGTGATTCGAATAACTATATTATGGGCAAAAAACGGATAGTCGGCGCCGGCGGACCGCCGAATTGCGCCTTCCCGTTTTTTTCGGTATGGTTCTCTTTGCCCATGAAACAGAACTCCTGTAAAGCGTTGTCATTTGTTGTCGAAGCACGCGACCCGAACTGTCAGGCGCGCGCGGGACGCCTGCGTCTTCCGCACGGCGAGGTCGAAACGCCGGTCTTTATGCCCGTGGGCACGCAGGCGACGGTCAAGGCCGTCTCGCGGGAAGACTTGCAAGCCGCGGGCGCCCAAATGATTCTGTCCAACGCGTATCATCTCTATTTGCGGCCGGGCACGGATATCATCGGAAAAGCAGGCGGCTTGCATGCGTTCATGCGGTGGGATCGCCCGGTTTTGACCGATTCGGGCGGTTTCCAGGTGTTCAGTCTGGCCGGATTGACAAAAATAACAGACGATGGCGTGACGTTCCGCAGCCATATTGACGGTTCGCGGCATGACATGACGCCGGAAAAGGCGACGGACATCCAAATCGCCATCGGCGCGGACATTATCATGTGCTTCGATGAATGTACCCCCTATCCCTGCACGCCGGAGACGGCTTCGGAATCGCTCGAACGCACCGCAGCATGGGCGGCCCGCTGCAAAGATCGCTGGATTCAATACGGGACGGATCGGCAGGCGCTCTTCGGCATTGTGCAGGGCGGCATTTACCAGGATCTACGCATCGAGAGCATCGAACGGACCTTGGCCGTCGGTTTCCCCGGCTACGCCATCGGCGGCGTCAGCGTGGGAGAGGCCAAGGAAGAAATGGCCCAGGTGGTCGAATGGACCGCGCCCCGGCTGCCGGAAGAGGCGCCGCGTTACTTGATGGGCGTCGGGCCGCCCGAAGACATGCTGCATGCCATCGAACACGGGGTGGATATGTTCGATTGCGTGATGCCGACACGAAACGCGCGCAATGGAAGCCTGTTTACGTCGCGCGGCCGCTTGAACATCAAAAACCGGTGTTACGTGGACGATTTTGGTCCCTTGGATCCCGCCTGCGGCTGCCCGGTATGCGCGACGTACACCCGCGCTTATTTGAGCCATCTCTACCGGGCGGGCGAGATTCTTGCGCTGCGTCTCAATACTTTACACAACCTGTTCTTTATGCTACAATTGGCGGCTACCGCGCGCAAAGCGATAATTCGCGGGCGGTTTTGCGAGTTCAGGCGGGCTTTTCTCGAAGCCTATTCCACGCGGGAAATTTCTGAAGCGTGAGCGGCACGGGTGAAGCATGTTTTCTCCGCCGTTTTCCTGTTGGTGCGGTGTTTTCGACGCCGCGAGAGAGCGCAGGCAAAGAAGCGCCGCGACGTTGAAATCGTCGCGTTGCGAGGAGGTCGAACGGACGTGTGGAACAGCGCGGTTTTAGCACAGGTTCTGGCGCAGGCGAATGACGCAGGCGACGCGCCGGCCGCCACGGGCAATCCGATGAACAGCATGATCTTCATGCTGGTGGCGTTCATGGCCATCATGTATTTTCTGACGATCCGCCCCAACCAGAAACGGGAAAAGGAACGCAAGGAAATGCTCGCGTCGCTGGCCAAGGGTGACAAAGTGATCACGCAGGGGGGGATTTGCGGGTATGTCGTGGGATTGTCCGAGAAAACGGTGGTGCTGCGCGTGAGCGACGAGCCCAACGTCAAGATGGAGTTCTTGCGAGGGGCCGTCTCGCAAGTGGTGTCGCGTGAAGGACAGGAAAAGACTTGAGGACAGATAAACGGCGGCGCGGCATGGCGTCCACGCCCGATTGGAGTAATCAATGAAGAATTCATGGGTTCGCACGGCATTCATCACCGTGGTGTTGGTGTTCACGTTCATCTATGTTTATCCCACTGTCGGATGGTTGTGTCTATCCGAACAAACGCGCGAGGCCAAATTGAAGCAATGGAAGGAGGAGGACAGCGTCTATCGGGCGCCGAATTTCTTCCGCGACACATGGAAAGGCATCAAGCGCTGGGCCCAATTCGACCGGTCGAAAGTCGTCAATCTCGGTCTGGATCTTCAGGGCGGCGTGCATGTCGTGCTCGGTTTTGAACTCACGCCGGAACTGAAGGAACAAAAATTCACCGAGGATTACGTGCAGGAAATGATCCTGCAGCGGATTCGGCGGCGCATCAACGAGTTCGGCACAAAGGAACCGGTCATCCAGAAAATGGGCACGAACCAGATCCAGATTCAGTTGCCCGGTGAACGCGACGTGGACGCCGCGCGCGCGCTCATCATGAAAACGGCGTATCTCACGTTCCACATCGTTTCGGGCAGCGATGAAACCATCAAGGCATTCGACGCCATTCGCAAGCATCCGGATTTCAAAGATCGGTTCACGCCATTCCTGAAAAGCCCCGATCCGCGCCAGGGTTACTTCCGTGTGCCCATCGAACACATCGGGCGCATCAAAGAAGTCGTGGATCAGGTCAACAAGACCGAGGGACTGTTGCCGGAAGGCAAGATCTTGGCGCTAAGCCAACCCCCCAATCCGTGGGATGAGCAAGAATATCTCATCTATCTGATGAACAAGCAGCCCCTTATCACGGGCGAGGGGCTGCGGTTGGCGGTCGCGCGGCCGGATGATCAGCATCCGGGTAAATA
This genomic interval from Candidatus Hydrogenedentota bacterium contains the following:
- a CDS encoding sugar phosphate isomerase/epimerase family protein yields the protein MKKISIGTWAYSIGPYANNPVPWDEIVSKLAALGFDGVELGGFGIHPNPDIMPDKESRAKCKQGVADAGLAFSGLAANLWGEKLINTDDNSHYLSEFRKNLEFCVDLGIPGIRVDSVQPPTIFEEVDEDTARKRVVSTWKRCAREAADKGIYVTWEFEPGFAFNKPSDILRIVDEVGDDNFGVQFDTCHAHMVAAVGARQPGKKETLPGGALELAQKLRGKINHLHLIDSDGTLHDDETSTHAPFGTGILDFDALLPELNRSGIKHDWWTIDLCFWPDAWAVTADCKKAVDALNAKYGH
- the tgt gene encoding tRNA guanosine(34) transglycosylase Tgt, producing the protein MKQNSCKALSFVVEARDPNCQARAGRLRLPHGEVETPVFMPVGTQATVKAVSREDLQAAGAQMILSNAYHLYLRPGTDIIGKAGGLHAFMRWDRPVLTDSGGFQVFSLAGLTKITDDGVTFRSHIDGSRHDMTPEKATDIQIAIGADIIMCFDECTPYPCTPETASESLERTAAWAARCKDRWIQYGTDRQALFGIVQGGIYQDLRIESIERTLAVGFPGYAIGGVSVGEAKEEMAQVVEWTAPRLPEEAPRYLMGVGPPEDMLHAIEHGVDMFDCVMPTRNARNGSLFTSRGRLNIKNRCYVDDFGPLDPACGCPVCATYTRAYLSHLYRAGEILALRLNTLHNLFFMLQLAATARKAIIRGRFCEFRRAFLEAYSTREISEA
- the yajC gene encoding preprotein translocase subunit YajC, with translation MWNSAVLAQVLAQANDAGDAPAATGNPMNSMIFMLVAFMAIMYFLTIRPNQKREKERKEMLASLAKGDKVITQGGICGYVVGLSEKTVVLRVSDEPNVKMEFLRGAVSQVVSREGQEKT